In Chelonia mydas isolate rCheMyd1 chromosome 28, rCheMyd1.pri.v2, whole genome shotgun sequence, a single window of DNA contains:
- the LOC102933291 gene encoding gastrula zinc finger protein XlCGF57.1 isoform X8, giving the protein MDSLCFWEQEELGSQTQGALPERRQMDRQSERKPNCFLQQHGSRALAIGFPVSKPDVISQLEGGEEPWVPDLQGSEKEVLPRAACTGDKMVSENEEETPQQEDAEQGEPHGTLSGGSKGNGSRSCALPEEAKVCETQQRPEENFSSHSDLITRERINLEETRYTSHECGKSFSGTSDLLTHQKIHSGERPFMCSECGKSFNRSSSLISHQQIHTGEMPYTCSECGKSFNQRSSLITHQRIHTGDMPYTCSECGKRFYRSSTFTRHQRIHTGEKPYTCSECGKRFNDSSSLSTHQRIHTGEKPYACSECGKSFNHSSHLIIHRRIHTGEKPYTCSECGKRFSDSSSLSTHKRIHTGEKPYACSECGKSFNHSSHLIIHRRIHTGEKPYTCSECGKRFSDSSSLTTHQRIHTGEKPYACSECGKSFNQRSALTTHQRIHTGEMPYTCSECGKSFNGTSDLLTHQKLHSGQRPFMCSECGKSFNRSSSLITHWRIHTGEKPYGCAECGKRFNASSHVIRHRRIHTREKPYGCSECGKCFNWSSSLITHQRIHTGEMPYICSECGKSFNHRSSLITHQRIHTGDLPYTCSECGKRFNQSSHLIIHRRIHTGEKPYTCSECGKRFNQSSTLIKHQKIHMRENCNKCLD; this is encoded by the exons ATGGACTCGTTATGTTTTTGGGAGCAGGAAGAACTGGGCTCGCAGACGCAGGGAGCTCTGCCGGAGCGAAGACAAATGGACAGGCAAAGTGAAAGGAAACCAAACTGTTTTCTACAGCAGCATGGATCAAGGGCATTGGCCA tagggtttccagtttccaaacctgatgtgatctcgcagctggaaggaggggaagagccgtgggtccCAGACCTCCAGGGCTCTGAGAAAGAAGTGCTCCCGAGAGCTgcctgcacag GTGACAAGATGGTGAGTGAGAATGAGGAGGAGACAccccagcaggaagatgctgagcaagGAGAACCACATGGAACATTATCAGGAGGATCCAAAGGAAATGGTTCCAGGAGTTGTGCACTCCCAGAAGAAGCAAAAGTCTGTGAGACTCAGCAGAGGCCAGAGGAAAACTTCAGTAGCCACTCAGACCTTATTACACGCGAGAGAATCAACTTGGAAGAGACACGCTACACAAgccatgagtgtgggaaaagcttcagtgggACCTCTGACCTTCTcacacatcagaaaatccacagtggagagagaccaTTCatgtgctctgagtgcgggaaaagcttcaatagGAGCTCCAGCCTCATCAGCCATCAgcaaatccacacaggagagatgccctacacatgctctgagtgtgggaaaagcttcaatcagagatCTTCCCtgatcacacatcagagaatccacacaggagataTGCCCTACAcctgctctgagtgcgggaaacgCTTCTATCGGAGCTCAACCTTTACCcgacatcagcgaatccacacgggtgagaaaccctacacatgctctgagtgtgggaaacgcttCAATGATAGCTCATCCCTTagcacacatcagagaatccacacgggtgagaaaccttatgcATGCTCTGaatgcgggaaaagcttcaatcataGCTCACACCTTATCATACATcgtagaatccacacaggagagaaaccctacacatgctctgagtgcgggaaacgCTTCAGTGATAGCTCATCCCTTAGCACACataagagaatccacacgggtgagaaaccttatgcatgctctgagtgtgggaaaagcttcaatcataGCTCACACCTTATCATACATcgtagaatccacacaggagagaaaccctacacatgctctgagtgcgggaaacgCTTCAGTGATAGCTCATCCCTTaccacacatcagagaatccacacgggtgagaaaccttatgcatgctctgagtgcgggaaaagcttcaatcagagatCTGCCCTGACcacacatcagcgaatccacacaggagagatgcCCTACacctgctctgagtgtgggaaaagcttcaatggGACATCTGACCTTCTCACACATCAGAAACTCCACAGTGGACAGAGACCATTCATGTGCTCTGAGTGTGGAAAGAGCTTCAATAGGAGCTCTTCCCTTATCACTCACTggagaatccacacgggtgagaaaccttatggatgcgctgagtgtgggaaacgcttCAATGCGAGCTCACATGTAATCAGACATCGGAGAATCCACACGAGGGAGAAACCTTAcggatgctctgagtgtgggaaatgcTTCAATTGGAGCTCCAGCCTCAtcacacatcagcgaatccacacaggggagatgCCCTACatatgctctgagtgtgggaaaagcttcaatcacaGATCTTCCCtgatcacacatcagagaatccacacaggagattTGCcgtacacatgctctgagtgcgggaaacgCTTCAATCAGAGCTCCCACCTTATCATACATCgcagaatccacacaggagagaaaccctacacctgctctgagtgtgggaaacgcttcaatcagagctcaacccttattaaacatcagaaaatccacatgaGAGAGAACTGTAATAAATGCCTTGACTAG
- the LOC102933291 gene encoding zinc finger protein OZF isoform X12, whose product MVSENEEETPQQEDAEQGEPHGTLSGGSKGNGSRSCALPEEAKVCETQQRPEENFSSHSDLITRERINLEETRYTSHECGKSFSGTSDLLTHQKIHSGERPFMCSECGKSFNRSSSLISHQQIHTGEMPYTCSECGKSFNQRSSLITHQRIHTGDMPYTCSECGKRFYRSSTFTRHQRIHTGEKPYTCSECGKRFNDSSSLSTHQRIHTGEKPYACSECGKSFNHSSHLIIHRRIHTGEKPYTCSECGKRFSDSSSLSTHKRIHTGEKPYACSECGKSFNHSSHLIIHRRIHTGEKPYTCSECGKRFSDSSSLTTHQRIHTGEKPYACSECGKSFNQRSALTTHQRIHTGEMPYTCSECGKSFNGTSDLLTHQKLHSGQRPFMCSECGKSFNRSSSLITHWRIHTGEKPYGCAECGKRFNASSHVIRHRRIHTREKPYGCSECGKCFNWSSSLITHQRIHTGEMPYICSECGKSFNHRSSLITHQRIHTGDLPYTCSECGKRFNQSSHLIIHRRIHTGEKPYTCSECGKRFNQSSTLIKHQKIHMRENCNKCLD is encoded by the coding sequence ATGGTGAGTGAGAATGAGGAGGAGACAccccagcaggaagatgctgagcaagGAGAACCACATGGAACATTATCAGGAGGATCCAAAGGAAATGGTTCCAGGAGTTGTGCACTCCCAGAAGAAGCAAAAGTCTGTGAGACTCAGCAGAGGCCAGAGGAAAACTTCAGTAGCCACTCAGACCTTATTACACGCGAGAGAATCAACTTGGAAGAGACACGCTACACAAgccatgagtgtgggaaaagcttcagtgggACCTCTGACCTTCTcacacatcagaaaatccacagtggagagagaccaTTCatgtgctctgagtgcgggaaaagcttcaatagGAGCTCCAGCCTCATCAGCCATCAgcaaatccacacaggagagatgccctacacatgctctgagtgtgggaaaagcttcaatcagagatCTTCCCtgatcacacatcagagaatccacacaggagataTGCCCTACAcctgctctgagtgcgggaaacgCTTCTATCGGAGCTCAACCTTTACCcgacatcagcgaatccacacgggtgagaaaccctacacatgctctgagtgtgggaaacgcttCAATGATAGCTCATCCCTTagcacacatcagagaatccacacgggtgagaaaccttatgcATGCTCTGaatgcgggaaaagcttcaatcataGCTCACACCTTATCATACATcgtagaatccacacaggagagaaaccctacacatgctctgagtgcgggaaacgCTTCAGTGATAGCTCATCCCTTAGCACACataagagaatccacacgggtgagaaaccttatgcatgctctgagtgtgggaaaagcttcaatcataGCTCACACCTTATCATACATcgtagaatccacacaggagagaaaccctacacatgctctgagtgcgggaaacgCTTCAGTGATAGCTCATCCCTTaccacacatcagagaatccacacgggtgagaaaccttatgcatgctctgagtgcgggaaaagcttcaatcagagatCTGCCCTGACcacacatcagcgaatccacacaggagagatgcCCTACacctgctctgagtgtgggaaaagcttcaatggGACATCTGACCTTCTCACACATCAGAAACTCCACAGTGGACAGAGACCATTCATGTGCTCTGAGTGTGGAAAGAGCTTCAATAGGAGCTCTTCCCTTATCACTCACTggagaatccacacgggtgagaaaccttatggatgcgctgagtgtgggaaacgcttCAATGCGAGCTCACATGTAATCAGACATCGGAGAATCCACACGAGGGAGAAACCTTAcggatgctctgagtgtgggaaatgcTTCAATTGGAGCTCCAGCCTCAtcacacatcagcgaatccacacaggggagatgCCCTACatatgctctgagtgtgggaaaagcttcaatcacaGATCTTCCCtgatcacacatcagagaatccacacaggagattTGCcgtacacatgctctgagtgcgggaaacgCTTCAATCAGAGCTCCCACCTTATCATACATCgcagaatccacacaggagagaaaccctacacctgctctgagtgtgggaaacgcttcaatcagagctcaacccttattaaacatcagaaaatccacatgaGAGAGAACTGTAATAAATGCCTTGACTAG